A stretch of DNA from Salvelinus sp. IW2-2015 linkage group LG20, ASM291031v2, whole genome shotgun sequence:
caggtggtgtcagaggaaggccccaaaaattgtcagactccagtcacccaagtcatagactgttctctctgctaccgcacggcaagcggtaccggagtgccaagtctaggtccaaaaggccccttaacagcttctaccctcaagctataagtctgctgaacagctaatcaaatggccacccggactatttacatacATTGACTCCCACTcccctctttgtttttacactgctgttactcgctgtttaccatctatgcatagtcactttacccccacctacatttacaaattacctcgactaacctgtgcccctgcacatttactcggtaccgggctccctgtatatagcctcgttattgttacgtAGTTctactgttactttttattttatttattcaatattttcttaactatttcttgaacttcactgttggttaagggcttgtaagtaagcatttcacctgttgtatttggcgcatgtgacaaataacatttgatttgaggatcaatggcaacaggatgcacctgagctcaatttagagtctcatagcaaagggtctgaatacttttgtaaataaggaatttctgtttcttattttgaatacattagcaaacatttctaaaaacctgttatcactttgtctttatgggtattgtgtgtagattgatgagaaaaaaatgtatttaatcaattttagattaagactgtaacgtaacaaaatgtgtaaaagtcaaggggactgaatactttccgaatgtactgtatatttcataTTTAGATGTTTATTGTCAAACTCTGGAAAAGCACCACTAGGGGGCATGGATGCTTatgttgaatattttttttatttacatggtTCGGTTTTTATTTGTGACTTTTCAGATTTTAAAGTTTGGTGGGCATAGCAAGATTTCACTGAAAACATGAATACTCTATAAAGCAGTTATCCCTGGCATCACACCAATGTCACTTCTGTTTGCAACACTAATTTGGCTGTTATTAATAGTTTGTAAATTGTGTGTTCAAAGTAAAGCTAACACAtgaaaactatagttttgtctaCCAACCTACCATGCTTCTGCTTTCCATTTGTACAACCTAGTCATTGTCTATCATCTTGCACTTACCAGGCTGCCTTTAGCTTTGCTGAGCTTGATCCTTTAAGTTTGGTCAATCATATGGCCCTTAGCTACTAATATGTGTTGAGTTTGCATGTGATCTCTCACCATGAAGAGACCTCTGTGCAGGGTTCGGTCTCTGAGCCTATAGCGGCTGAGAGCGAGGAGAGCTCTGAGCCTATAGCGGCTGAGAGCGAGGAGAGCTCTGAGCCTATAGCGGCTGAGAGTGAGGCGTCGCTTTCAGCTGTGTAGGAGAGCTCCCCACCTCCAGAGGAACCCGCCCCCTGTGAAACAACGGAACTATCTACAAGTtctatagaatatatatatagctaTTTATATGTATATTCCTCCGTCACGTCTGGAACTTCCAAACTCATTCACACCCCATTATGTGTATAGAGATGCTTAAGTTTAGAGACTGAGAACTAGCTTATCTAGTTGCCTGTACTGGGTGTTGCATGGGGCCGGTTTCTGGTCAAACCTCCTCTTCTATCTGTGGCATGTGACTATTTCTGGTTTAACGCCCTCTTCAAGTTGCTCACCTCCCTTCAGCACATTTCCCTGTTGTCTACTTTGTTCCTATTCTGCAATTGTTTTTGTCTTCTCAAACTTGGATCAACTGTCTGGGTGCAATGTGTACTCATCCGATCTTGTTTTGTGACAGCACATGTGTTCTGGAACTCCACTCACATGCCCCACCATACCATGTCCTTGAATGTAATGTGTACTATTTCAAACGTATAGCTATGATGGGGTAATTGGATGGGACAGGTTCGTGGGGGCATAGTCATTGGAGTTTGTTGGCTATCTATGGGATGTCTGTTGGTTGACACAATACCTAGCACACAGGTCCATGATTGTGAATGGTTCTCCTCCTGTCTCACATTTTCTGTATCAATTAAACTTTTAATAAGTTTGATTTTAATAGTTTAAAATCTTGACTAACACCACAGCCTTTCCAATCTCTGCTTCTTTTCCCGTTATAACTACTAGATGTTATGGGAATGTTCTGTTTTATTACATattgttgaaaatgaaatttgtgtgtgttttattgcgTTATGTTTTGCCTTAATGTTCTGGTTGTGTTAATTGAGGGAGGCAGATCCCACCTTTACAGTTAACTCCTCTATGAAGTCCGTTAAGCTGCCTACGTCATATCAAATGGAGAAGAGCTAAAACCAGTGCAGCACATTTTCAAGCGTTCCATTTATGTACCACTCCCCTTAACCTTTACGGTCATGCCTACTAACAGAGATTGCACATGTTACGGAAGATGCTCCTGCGGAAACTCCGGAAGTAACCCCTATTGTCGAAGGTGAGGGGATGGCTTAAAGTTGCTAGAAGAAAACTCCCCATTTTAGTCAAATCAATGCTTGGCCTGTTAGTATCATAGACCCCCAtaacttttttaaagaatgttgGTCAAATACACAGAAGTGTCCCCTGAAGTTGCTGCAGTGGAACAAGAGGATCCACCCACCACACCAGAGCCTGAGATTGGTAAGGCATGGTTGCATGGATGAAGAAAGCAGGCCCTCCACTCCCATAGGTTTTTGATGTGGAGTTCACCCTATAATCATGGACTATGGATTACCCCCAACAGCACCTGAACCGGTGGTAGAACCAGCTCCTGAAGAATCAGTAGGGACGCCTGATGCTGGTCCAGTAGTTGAGAGTGGTAAGATCTGACTTCATGGAATAAAtaattgttcatttttattttagtgGAAATAGAGagagttaataataataatttaggaCCCATGCTTAACAGAAGCAGCACTTGTAGCTAGATCTGTCTCAGAAGAAGCAGTGGCGCAGCCAAGTGCACCAGCTCTGATTTGGTAAGCGCTTTGGCCAATGAAGATGAAGTCTTTTTTTTTGTGAAGTCACTACTAGCATAATGAATAAgcagttacatttaaaaaatgccatTGTGCTAAACAGAACCTTCAGTGGAACCGTCCCCCGTAGAGGTTACAGAAGAGCCTCCTGCTCCAGTTGTGGAGAGTGGTAAGCACTCAGACCAGTGCATGGGAAAATGATCCCATATTTTTCAATGatcaaaatagatttttcagattttttccCCAATTGCCTAACGCTTCGGTTATACTAACAGAACCAACACCAGTAGCAGAAAGCCTTCCTGCAGAAACAGCGGAGCCGCAAACTACGACAGAGAGTGGTAAGACCTGAGTCCAACCTCTGGTGGAGTGGGAGGgggcagacagacaacacagcactATGGTTTTTCCTGTAAACACGATATGGTTACTTCCAACACATCTCtcctttttttatttctttattcatATTCTGTTTACGGTTACGTTTATTTCATTTTCTCCTTCCCAGTTAAGGTTACTTGTTGTATATGTTTGGGTCCTGTTTATGCTAAGTGATAAAGCTCTCACATGGATGGATAACAATTTAACTTTTTTTGTTTTCCCTTAACTCCATTTGAATCTCCTTTCCTTTTTAAGGTTACTTGTGCAATGGTCATTGTACGGCTAAACGATAATCTCCTACACATGGTTCTGGTGTTTTTAGACTTGAGGTTTTCCATTGTACAGCAGGATGGAGCATGCTTGGGGTCTACCTCTGAGTCCACAGTATCAGATCAGGCAGTGATTTTTACCTATTTGCTGTCCCAGCTGCGGAACCTGCAACTGTTGCACCTGCTGAGGTCCCTGCACCTACCCCTGTAGAGTTTCCCTCACACGCCCCCTACCTCTTGATTGGCGGAGGCACGGCCTCCTTCGCTGCAGCACGCTCCATCAGGGCCAGGGACCCAGGAGCCAGGGTTAGTGGGCCTCTCTGTTGTTGATCTATGGAGTGACCAAGAACTTAGCAAGCTGTGTTATGATAGTAGGCTCATTATAGTTTGAGTTTTGCAGAATAATGCAGTCCTACCTCATGTTGATTTCTTTAGACCATAACTAATCTATTTTAGCTCCTTaacaaaaatctatttttctTTTGTTATCTGTCCACAGGTATTGATTATCACTGATGAACCAGACCTTCCATACATGAGGCCTCCTCTCTCCAAGGAGCTGTGGTTCTCTGATGACCCCAGTGTGGTTGACACCCTGCGCTTCAAACAGTGGAATGGCAaggagaggaggtgtgtgtgtgttctcacatgTTAACAGAACACAATCAACATGTGCAATATTCTTGTATTAATGCATGTTTATTTCTGGTTTTCAGTATCTACTTCCAGCCTCCCTCATTCTACGTCAGTCCTCAGGATTTGGAGAAAGTGGAGAATGGAGGAGTGGCTGTGCTCACTGGGAAAAAGGTtggtgcttttttgtttttatagcATAGTATTCTGGTCTTGAGCTATATTCTATATAATTGAAGAATTTGCTTACATTTCATTAGTTATACTATCTTTTCCAAACTTATTCCGATTTAGTAAAAGGATTTATCAAACCTTCTTGGAGATTGCAATGGACAGCACTCCAAGGATAATCTTTAATAATTAAATTATTCGTGAATGATTTATTGGTGAATCAATTATTAAACCGTATCCTTAGAGTCACTCAATGTATTTTACTAATGAGAATCCAGCACCCAACCTCCATGAAGAATAATCTGTGAGTGATGAGCATGTCCTAATATCACATTTTTATCAAAACTTCCCCAATCTTCTTCAGGTGGTGCACATGGACGTGAGGGGCAACAAAGTGACACTGAGTGACAACACAGAGATCTCCTATGATAAGTGCTTGATTGCCACAGGTAAACCATGGTGAAAATCCAGTTTATTGAGCGCATCCTGTTTAAGCTGCTGACTTGGGTGTGACATTCACAACAGGCTAGGACTGAGCAGTAATTAATCTGAGCTTTTTTCTTAAGGTGGAGTCCCAAGGAATCTGCAAGTGATTGAGCGAGCTGGAGAAGAGGTGACAAAGCGGACTACACTGTTTAGAAAGGTAAACACATTGCCTAAAGAATAAAAATTTTAAAAGGTGTGGGCAGAAGCCACAAGACGATGATTCATTAATTTGGTGTTTGGTACCATTGACATGACAACAAAACATGCTGAAGCTAGGTCCTTTACAATGTTAGGTAGGGGCTATTATTTTAATCATCTTCAGGGACTTCCAAGTCATAACTTCGACATGTTCTATCTGTAAGGAGAGCCTTTGTGCTTGATTGATGCGATCTGGTGTTAATGCATCACAAGCCTGGGGGCTCTATTTTCGGGCTGGAGTTAAGGCGGCGCTAGTGTCAAACGCACGTTAGTTTTTCCATGACCGAATTGCAAACAGTCAtgctggcattttccagccctaacgccaggtttggcaatttacctgtcttCTATTAGCTCAATTGCGCTCAGTTGGGCGGGGTGAAAATATGTGCGGTGTCCTTAAGTGCTAATTTCTGGCAGTACTGatggggatatttaagaccaaccaaatgCTGGTTTTATTGATAAcgcagttggttatggcatgaCTTTTGACCTCaaacgcagcctatccagccaAGAAGCACACTGCCCATATGAACATGGAACAAGAGTAgcctaatgtgcttttggtgcctctgtatactttgtatttaaaaaatgaatgtttCTTCCCATTTtcgtttatttaatttttttaaccaaGCATTGCCTTCTCAATGGCTTTTTTTGTCTGCCCAATTCAATCATGAAGTAGTCAGGACTGTTGATAAAGGGTTTGGCTTCTGAGACAGCTTGGAAATATATATTCATCATCAACGCTTTCTTAAAATATCaagtttgagaggagtaaaactgagctgacattccctttttatctatgcattgtaggcaggcccacattattttagTCATGTAGGTCCCGTTTTGGACGTgcgtaaaaccccctccatgctGCAGGCTACATGTCCATGCCTATCATGAAACAAGAGATGAGAACCTTGGTGAATACCGGTGAACCTCAAATTTTTAAGTTATCTGTAACCTGTAAAAATAGCTTGTTTCCCGTTTCATACGTTAAAAACCCAAGCCCTCCCTTAGGCCTACTATAACGAAGGCTGGTTCGACAGCAATGCGTGTATTTTTAACCTGTCGATTTTTATGATATCTTTACAtttattgtttaaaaaacaacatattgcttttacatttacttttattaCAACCAAACTTGTTAGAATAATTTACCTTCCTGGTTTTATGTTGACCATGTCCATAGCGCACTTGCAATGCAACTTCTGGAGATCTGACCTGTAAGATAATTTACGATTtatgttcataaaaaaaaaacaggcctatttgggagcagtataacGACATTATCCTTTGctatttatattggatctttgtccagctactgtgaaaagtttggataaGTGTTAAACTCTCCATAGTCTGTCATTTTAATATTATATGCCAACAGGGAGAaatgatggtgcctgtaagtgtgacagCCTAtttaaaactggttgttttgtttagaatttgattcAAATTATTCCTTCTCTTTTTAGGCCTTTATCAATAAttcatttacagtaggcctagcccctgtATCattgtgaatgctattgaagccaggcaattacttagaacaatgtggactgcaaatgggttcaagttaacctatttatttttgtttctgtaAGCCATTTAGCAAACCTATAACGagctaacattggaattggagttgattccaaggcaatacagAACTTAAAGCAACCACGTATCGCCACACCCACTAATTGTCTATTCATCAAAACCTAGCCCTTTCGCGCCAATGCCAGCAAGTGCACCGATAACTGTGATGGTgaaattagtaaaaatatttctgacaccgCTGAACCTATAGCGCTACCCCCTgcacttagatttaccattgcgttaggtttgttacaATGGAGCCATGAGTTATGTCATGTATTTCCTGTTTTGCATAAAACTATAGTGATGTCGATCATTCAAAATAAATTAAGGTTTAAGATAAGTGCCAGCAAGTATGTTTTTTGACAGGAAATACTTGTAGTTACTTTTCAAATCCACCTCATGAAAATGATGTTTTGCTATCATCCCTAGGTTGAAGATTTCAAAGCTTTGGATAAGGTTTCCAGAGACACCAAATCCATCACCATCATTGGAGGAGGTTTCTTGGGGAGTGAGCTGGCCTGTGCCCTGGGTAGGAGATGTAAGTTAAGTAGGGCTGACAACATTTTGTccactggtcgattgtttggttgataggctattggtcgaccaagatttcatAGAGTCGCACCTGTCACAGTGGACTTATCCATTGGGGAGACCGTGgagatggcacagtccatcagtctaaTACATGTGAAACTAAAATTGTATATGGTGGTTATATTATGTGAGAATGTTGGTGCAacacaaataaaatattattttataacaaatgcgctttctcctgcgttggatagtggtcgctgtccacaattctgaaacacatcagtgcgctgttgaattggcgccatttcctagaccatgttgctatgtgcataatagcaaagttaaccagcatattggtgttgagaacaatgcagcAGCAGAGTTGggagatgagaaaacagcccttgccttaattgtctTAAGAAaactgaggagagaggaaaacccAATTTAGTTTTATAATCATttgcctaactgttaaatgtgccttgtTTTATAAATcatctgtatatacagtgcatttggaaagtattcctacccctttttccaaattgttactttacagccttattctaaaattgatttaaaaaaataaataaataatctcatcacattacctcataatgacaaagcaaaaacaggtttttagaaatgttgcaaatgtataaaacaaaattatttttttgtatcgtattcagaccccttgctataagactcgaaattgagctcaggtgcatcctgtttccattgatcatccttgaaatgtttctacaacttgattggagtccacctgcaataaattcaattgattggacatgatttggacaggcacacacctgtccctcAGTTGACcatgcatgtcagaacaaaaaccaagtcatgaggtcgaaggaattgtccgtagagcgcggagacaggattgtgtcgaggcacagatctggggaagtaacaaaaaatgtctgcagcgttgaaggtcccaagaacacagtggcctcctccattcttaaatggaagaagtttggaaccaccaagactcttcctatagctggccaaactgagcaatcgagggagaagagccttggtcagagaggtgactaagaagtgcctctgtggagattggagaaccttccagaaggacaaccatctctgcagcactcaaccagttatgtctttatggtagtggccagacggaagccactcctcagtaaaaggtctgatgaaaccaagattgaaccctttggcctgaatgccaagcgttatgtctggaggaaagctggcaccatccctacggtcaagcatggtgctgtggggatgttttgcagggactgggagactagtcaggatcgagggaaagatgaacggagtacagaggtccttgatgaaaacctactcaagagcgctcaggacctcagactggggcaaaggttcaccttccacgaggacaatgaccctaagcacacagccaagacaacacaggagtggctttgggacaagtctgaatgtccttgagtggcccagctaagagcccggacttgaacccgatcgaatatctctggagagacctgaaaatagctgtgcagcaaagctccccatccaacctgatagagcttgagaggatctgcagagaagaattggagaacctccccaaatacaggtgtgccaagcttttggtattatatggggcggcaggtagcctagtggttagagcgctgttccactaaccgaaaggttgctagatcgaatccctgagctgacaaggtaaaaatctgtcgttctgctcctgaacaaggcagttaacccactgttcctaggccgtcattgtaaataagaatttgttcttaactgacttgcctggttaaataaaggtacaaaaaaaaaaaagacttggctgtaatcatggccaaaggtgcttcaacaaagtactgactgaagggtctgaatacttaaggaaatgtgatatttcagtttttgtatttttttaaaataaatgtgcaaGTGTTTGTAaacctgtttgctttgtcattatgagggattgtgtgtagattgatgaaggaaaaaaacgatttaatccattttagaataaggctgtaacaaaatgtcaaaagtaaaggggtctgaatactttccaaatgcactgtatctacagAAATATGACAGATCCTGTTTGGGTgcttgtttaatagcctactgattccgtgagcaccaagcctcatgcaaaAATGTCACAAATGTGGCTGTTTGTAATCTTTGCTGTGCTTTAATAAAGGCTTTATACTTTTTTTCGTTAGACCATGGTATTATTGTTATTTAGTGTTTACGCTGTTCCAAATGGTCAAATTATGTTTATTATAATAACCCTCTTTCCTtgatctccttattgttattattactattatgatGATCAATAAGTAATGTTATTACTAGGTTTACTAGCCTTGTATTCCATCATTGAGCTATAGGCCTTAGAGCGCATCCTGCTTAGTCTTAATAGCTTAACtaacttaggcctatatttcaatacttatataggctactgaatcaatcattaatttgttcatgtcatcacacagcataggAGTCAATCATGatatgaaatgcaatcaagcattttgttttaaaataaaataacaaagcaaCCATTGAATAATTAGCATGAACAATAAATAGGCCTTAAACCGTTCCATTTCGGGAATTGCATTCACAGATGAATgtgactgtttttagtcttttctgtaataaaggctttacaaaagGGCAAAACAAAAATTACAACACTCAATTACACTTACAATTTTTGTGTTTGTGGTTCCAAACGGTCAGGCaaattatattgtaatctaacagcacttgTTTGGCGCACATAATATCCACGCAGCTCTTGCTCCATACCTTTCTGTTTCTTGAtttccagtattttccacaaccagtcaaatttattccacacatcagacttcccctttacctcctgcggaaccagtaaacattcccccgttgcgagtttatttgtcacgtactctgcatccattttgttgttacggtgttcagagtttgtttataATCAATTAACTGATGTGCTAATAATAttctataggtcaggccctattggtcacatgcattcGATAGGGAATGTTTCTCAAAGACAAATGAGAGATTTCGGTAAAAACAGTACAAGGCACACAGTTGATGTtttgtggtggtcgctgcagcagccAGCTGTGGTGGTCGCTACAGCCAGGCACATTCAAATCAATTGCGGTCGAACTCCCTCtattcatttgtgtgtcttaattattacTTTAAGCAAACTGTTTGAAGAAATAAttatcagacaagctcagtgcatatagttgatttgattaaaacacttaGGATGTGTCTATGGCCCAAATgttcaaacatgtatttttccaatTGATTTGACACTGTTACTGAACCAACATTCACCAGAGTGAAATGCCCCTTTTTGTAATGTGTCTCTGTCCATCCTTCTCCCAGCTGCTGATTCTGACCTGGAGGTAATCCAGATGTTCCCTGAGAAGGGCAACATGGGAAAGGTGCTGCCGGAGTATCTAAGCAACTGGACAACAGCCAAAGTCAAGAGCGGTAAGGAGGGGAAACCTCTTAATCTCTATTACTTGTATGTTTCACTAATGGACTGTATATGGCAGTTTCTTCTCCCCTGTGGAAATGACTGAGGTAGCCATTGCCAACCTCGcctggttgatacattttttaaataagttaTTTATACTGAAATTCATCTCTCACCTTTTACAGAGGGAGTGATGGTCATCACAGAAGCGTTAGTAAAAGCTGTGAGCTTCAAAGATGGTAAAGTGGAGATCAAACTGAAGGATGGTCGTCTGGTGAAGACGGACCATATTGTTGCAGCTGTTGGGCTGGAGCCCAGCGTAGAGCTGGCCAAGTCAGCAGGTCTGGAGGTAGACTCTGACTTTGGGGGCTTTCGGGTCAACGCAGAACTGCAGGCTAGGTCCAATATATGGGTGGTAAGTGCAAATTCAAGTGGTTGTCTTTGGCTCCTACTTCATTTTCTTCTGAAAGGTCAATTCTCAGTAAAGAAGAGCTCCCCCATTGAAAGATTGAGAACATCTCATAAGATATGCATCCTTTACTCTCACTCGCACAAGGAAACTATAAACTAAAAAGTGTTGTCATTTATTACCGATGTGTCATGACTATGTAGGCCACTGTTGTGATCCTTTGTGTCGTCTGTTTACAGGCAGGTGATGCAGCGTGCTTCTATGACATCAGACTGGGCCGCAGGCGAGTGGAGCACCATGACCATGCAGTCGTGAGTGGCCGGCTGGCCGGAGAGAACATGACGGGAGCCAATAAGCCCTACTGGCATCAGTCCATGTTCTGGTACGAGTCATATCATTCAGTTTCCTTGTCAGTAGTCGTCAGTGACTCGCTCTCCTCTAACCTTGTATCGCATGTCCTAATATGTCCCACAGGAGTGACCTGGGGCCTGATGTAGGCTATGAGGCCATTGGGATAGTAGACAGTAGCCTTCCAACGGTTGGAGTATTTGCCAAAGCCACTGCTAAGGACACCCCCAAAGCTGCCACAGAGAAGTCAGGTATTATATTATACTGATTTACAGTCAACATAATTGtcagattccagccacccaagttatagactgttttctctgctactacactgcaagtggtaccgatgcaccaagtctggaacaaacaggaccctgaatagcttctacccccaagccataagactgctaaatagttagttaaatagctacccggactatctgcattgaccctttttgcatgaactcttttgactcataaCATACGTtgttgctactgtttattatctatcctgttgcctagtcactttacacctacctatatgtacatatctacctctattaccttgcacattgactcggtactagtaccctgtgtatatagccaagttatcgttgcTCATTGTGTAATTATTCCTCGCggtaccattttttattttttcatctctgcaatgttgggaagggcctgtaagtaagcatttcactgttagtctacacctgttgtttacaaagcatgtgacgacAACTATTTGATTCTACAGAAGGACCTCTATTTTACAAATCAATTTAACGTTTAAACCCCCCTCCCAAACAATTGTTTCAAAGACATAGACTGAGCGTCTTTCCTATCCTGATAGGAACTGGAATCCGTTCGGAGAGTGAGACTGAGGGGACGGCCAGTAGCCCTGTAGCCTCCTCCACCCCTGAACCTCCTCCAGTACCCGAGCGGAAGGACAACTACGGGAAAGGAGTGATCTTCTATCTGCGAGACAAAGTGGTGGTGGGCATTATCCTGTGGAACGTGTTCAACAGAATGCCCGTTGCAAGGAAGGTGAGAACTTTCACAAATGTCAGAGGAT
This window harbors:
- the aifm1 gene encoding apoptosis-inducing factor 1, mitochondrial isoform X5, producing MWTCKNLWKKLAPLARSSSTLCRQNARGVVLNNERRLPLVPQAHMSSGTPGSGGDNNLYYLLVGATCVGGGFYAYRTIKGDKERYQERINEIASRPNKVVPEQPIIETPGEQAAETPQAAEPATVAPAEVPAPTPVEFPSHAPYLLIGGGTASFAAARSIRARDPGARVLIITDEPDLPYMRPPLSKELWFSDDPSVVDTLRFKQWNGKERSIYFQPPSFYVSPQDLEKVENGGVAVLTGKKVVHMDVRGNKVTLSDNTEISYDKCLIATGGVPRNLQVIERAGEEVTKRTTLFRKVEDFKALDKVSRDTKSITIIGGGFLGSELACALGRRSADSDLEVIQMFPEKGNMGKVLPEYLSNWTTAKVKSEGVMVITEALVKAVSFKDGKVEIKLKDGRLVKTDHIVAAVGLEPSVELAKSAGLEVDSDFGGFRVNAELQARSNIWVAGDAACFYDIRLGRRRVEHHDHAVVSGRLAGENMTGANKPYWHQSMFWSDLGPDVGYEAIGIVDSSLPTVGVFAKATAKDTPKAATEKSGTGIRSESETEGTASSPVASSTPEPPPVPERKDNYGKGVIFYLRDKVVVGIILWNVFNRMPVARKIIKDGEEHADLNEVAKLFNIHED